In Rhodococcus rhodochrous, a single genomic region encodes these proteins:
- a CDS encoding helix-turn-helix domain-containing protein, protein MDEDESRPSTLGELIRRQRELAELPMRQLAAMVGISNPYLSQIERNLRAPSERVLQAIAEQLHLSADTLAAHAQTDDGAESAVLRAIREDPDLTNPQRRSLEEMYEAFREVTVARRRRGGGREPDEE, encoded by the coding sequence ATGGACGAGGACGAGTCGCGCCCGAGCACGTTGGGCGAGTTGATCCGCCGCCAGCGTGAGCTCGCAGAACTGCCCATGCGTCAACTCGCGGCGATGGTGGGCATCTCGAATCCGTACCTGTCGCAGATCGAGCGGAACCTGCGGGCGCCGAGCGAGCGTGTGCTGCAAGCGATCGCCGAACAGTTGCACCTGTCCGCGGACACCCTGGCGGCCCACGCGCAGACCGACGACGGAGCGGAGTCCGCGGTCCTGCGGGCGATTCGCGAGGATCCCGACCTGACCAATCCCCAGCGGCGTTCGCTGGAGGAGATGTACGAGGCGTTCCGCGAGGTCACCGTCGCGCGCCGTCGGCGTGGTGGAGGACGCGAACCCGACGAGGAGTGA
- a CDS encoding L-aspartate oxidase: MTTAITVAWEDHADLVVVGGGVAGLTAARAASRRGARVLTVSKGGPTDTATQYAQGGIAVVAPVGDSVDAHVADTLAAGGGLCDEDAVRSIVTAGPDAVTALRDLGAVFDTAGDGDIARTREGGHSTRRIIHAGGDATGAEVQRALGAAGLPVLFGAAAARILTDARGVTGLLVLDERGFGVVHTPAVLLATGGLGQLYACSTNPPGATADGIALALAAGAGVADLEFVQFHPTVLFAEGGTGRRPLISEAVRGEGARLVDSRGRSITEGVHPLGDLAPRDVVSRAIAERLTALGEDHVYLDARRLDGFATRFPTIMAMCADAGLDPARDLLPVAPAAHYSCGGVVTDVHGRTRIPGLYAAGEVARTGLHGANRLASNSLLEGLVLGERAGTAAAIERAGTRVGTDGIPAVASTVCDRTVLQQLMTRHALVVRDADGLAAAAVELDRMSVAATCTDADRLEDSALTVTARALLLAAQRRTESRGCHTRSDRPDTDPTQARSLELRIDDDGELSFTTPELTGVN, from the coding sequence GTGACCACCGCCATCACGGTCGCGTGGGAGGACCACGCCGACCTGGTGGTCGTCGGAGGTGGCGTCGCCGGTCTCACGGCCGCGCGCGCGGCCTCCCGGCGCGGCGCACGGGTGCTCACGGTGAGCAAGGGGGGCCCCACCGACACGGCCACCCAGTACGCCCAGGGCGGCATCGCCGTGGTGGCGCCGGTGGGCGACAGCGTCGACGCCCACGTCGCCGACACCCTCGCCGCGGGCGGAGGACTGTGCGACGAGGACGCGGTGCGCTCGATCGTCACCGCCGGCCCCGACGCCGTCACCGCCCTGCGTGACCTCGGAGCGGTGTTCGACACCGCCGGAGACGGCGACATCGCCCGCACCCGCGAGGGTGGGCACAGTACCCGCCGCATCATCCACGCCGGTGGTGACGCGACCGGCGCCGAGGTTCAGCGAGCCCTCGGCGCGGCGGGTCTGCCCGTCCTGTTCGGCGCCGCTGCCGCCCGGATCCTCACCGATGCGCGGGGCGTCACCGGACTGCTCGTCCTCGACGAGCGCGGGTTCGGCGTCGTCCACACCCCGGCCGTGTTGCTCGCGACCGGTGGTCTCGGGCAGCTGTACGCGTGCAGCACGAATCCGCCCGGCGCCACGGCCGACGGCATCGCGCTGGCCCTGGCCGCCGGCGCCGGTGTCGCCGACCTCGAATTCGTCCAGTTCCACCCGACCGTGCTGTTCGCGGAAGGCGGCACCGGACGTCGGCCGCTCATCAGCGAAGCGGTGCGCGGGGAGGGAGCACGACTGGTCGACTCCCGCGGCCGATCGATCACCGAGGGTGTGCATCCGCTCGGCGACCTCGCACCCCGCGACGTCGTCTCGCGGGCCATCGCCGAGCGACTCACTGCACTCGGTGAGGATCACGTGTACCTCGACGCCCGTCGCCTCGACGGCTTCGCCACGCGTTTTCCGACCATCATGGCGATGTGTGCCGACGCCGGTCTCGATCCGGCCCGTGATCTGCTGCCGGTTGCTCCCGCCGCGCACTATTCGTGCGGCGGTGTCGTCACCGATGTGCACGGCCGCACCCGCATCCCCGGTCTGTACGCGGCAGGTGAGGTGGCACGTACCGGCCTGCACGGCGCGAACCGGCTCGCCTCCAACAGTCTTCTCGAAGGGCTCGTCCTCGGCGAGCGCGCGGGGACGGCCGCGGCGATCGAACGGGCCGGAACGCGTGTCGGGACGGACGGCATTCCCGCCGTCGCCTCGACCGTCTGTGATCGGACGGTGCTGCAGCAGCTCATGACCCGGCACGCGCTGGTCGTGCGCGACGCGGACGGACTGGCCGCTGCCGCAGTCGAACTCGACAGGATGAGCGTCGCTGCAACCTGTACCGACGCCGATCGACTCGAGGACTCGGCCCTCACCGTCACCGCGCGGGCCCTGCTGCTCGCGGCGCAGCGCCGCACCGAATCGCGGGGATGCCACACCCGCAGCGACCGTCCGGACACCGACCCGACGCAGGCACGCAGCCTCGAACTGCGCATCGACGACGACGGCGAGTTGTCCTTCACCACCCCGGAACTGACAGGAGTCAACTGA
- the hisB gene encoding imidazoleglycerol-phosphate dehydratase HisB, with the protein MSDRIARVERTTKESSITVEIDLDGTGRTEISTGIPFYDHMLTALGQHGSFDLTVQAQGDIEIEAHHTVEDTAIVLGQAFGQALGDKRGIRRFGDCFIPMDETLAHASVDVSGRPYCVFTGEPDYMVHSVIGGYPGVPYSTVINRHVFESFAFHARIALHVRVLYGRDPHHITEAEFKAVARALREAVEPDPRVTGIPSTKGSL; encoded by the coding sequence ATGAGCGACCGCATCGCGCGCGTCGAACGCACCACCAAGGAATCGAGCATCACCGTCGAGATCGACCTCGACGGCACCGGTCGCACCGAGATCTCCACGGGGATCCCGTTCTACGACCACATGCTCACCGCGCTCGGCCAGCACGGTTCGTTCGACCTCACCGTGCAGGCGCAGGGCGACATCGAGATCGAGGCCCACCACACCGTCGAGGACACCGCCATCGTCCTCGGCCAGGCCTTCGGTCAGGCCCTCGGCGACAAGCGCGGTATCCGGCGCTTCGGCGACTGCTTCATCCCGATGGACGAGACCCTCGCGCACGCGTCGGTCGACGTCTCCGGCCGTCCCTACTGCGTGTTCACCGGTGAGCCCGACTACATGGTGCACTCGGTGATCGGGGGATATCCCGGCGTGCCCTACTCGACGGTGATCAACCGGCACGTGTTCGAGTCGTTCGCCTTCCACGCCCGCATCGCACTGCACGTGCGGGTGCTCTACGGCCGCGACCCGCACCACATCACCGAGGCCGAGTTCAAGGCGGTCGCCCGCGCGCTGCGCGAGGCCGTCGAACCCGACCCGCGTGTGACCGGCATCCCGTCGACGAAGGGCAGTCTCTGA
- a CDS encoding histidinol-phosphate transaminase, translating into MTQIPGSRITLADLPLRENLRGKSPYGAPQLTVPVQLNTNENPHPPTQALVDDVAEAVREAATQLHRYPDRDAVALRTDLAAYLTKASGVPLGVENVWAANGSNEILQQLLQAFGGPGRSAMGFVPSYSMHPIIADGTQTEWLATYRRDDFTLDVEASAAAVRERRPDVVFVTSPNNPTGHSIPLDELRVILDAAPGIVIVDEAYVEFSSQPSALSLIDEYPTKIVVSRTMSKAFAFAGGRLGYLAAAPAMIEALLLVRLPYHLSVVTQAAARAALRHADETLASVAELAAQRDRVAAELARFGYDVIPSDANFILFGRFADAPATWQRYLDEGVLIRDVGIPGYLRTTIGLTHENDELLRVSEKLAATEIEETR; encoded by the coding sequence GTGACCCAGATCCCTGGCTCCCGCATCACCCTCGCCGATCTGCCGCTGCGCGAGAACCTGCGCGGCAAGTCGCCCTACGGTGCGCCGCAGCTGACGGTGCCCGTCCAGCTCAACACGAACGAGAACCCGCACCCACCCACGCAGGCGCTCGTCGACGACGTCGCCGAGGCCGTGCGTGAGGCGGCGACGCAACTGCACCGCTATCCCGACCGCGACGCGGTCGCGTTGCGCACCGACCTCGCCGCCTATCTCACGAAGGCGTCCGGCGTGCCCCTCGGTGTCGAGAACGTCTGGGCCGCGAACGGTTCCAACGAGATCCTGCAGCAGCTCCTCCAGGCCTTCGGTGGTCCCGGGCGCAGCGCGATGGGCTTCGTGCCGTCCTACTCGATGCACCCGATCATCGCCGACGGCACCCAGACCGAGTGGCTGGCCACCTATCGCCGCGACGACTTCACTCTCGACGTCGAGGCATCCGCCGCGGCCGTGCGGGAGCGCCGGCCCGACGTCGTCTTCGTCACCAGTCCCAACAACCCGACGGGGCACAGCATCCCGCTCGACGAGTTGCGGGTGATCCTCGACGCCGCCCCCGGCATCGTGATCGTCGACGAGGCGTACGTCGAGTTCTCCTCGCAGCCGAGCGCTCTGTCGCTGATCGACGAGTACCCGACGAAGATCGTCGTCTCGCGGACGATGAGCAAGGCGTTCGCCTTCGCCGGTGGACGGCTCGGCTATCTCGCCGCCGCCCCCGCGATGATCGAGGCGCTGCTGCTCGTGCGCCTGCCCTATCACCTGTCGGTCGTCACCCAGGCTGCCGCGCGTGCGGCCCTGCGGCACGCCGACGAAACCCTCGCGTCGGTCGCCGAACTGGCCGCCCAGCGCGACCGCGTCGCCGCCGAACTTGCCCGGTTCGGCTACGACGTGATCCCCTCCGACGCCAACTTCATCCTGTTCGGCCGCTTCGCGGATGCCCCCGCCACCTGGCAGCGGTATCTCGACGAGGGTGTGCTCATCCGCGACGTCGGGATCCCCGGCTACCTGCGCACCACGATCGGCCTGACCCACGAGAACGACGAGTTGCTGCGAGTGAGCGAGAAACTCGCGGCCACGGAAATCGAGGAAACCCGATGA
- the hisD gene encoding histidinol dehydrogenase, producing MLARTDLRGRTPTTAELRGALPRGGVDVDAVLHQVRPVVDDIRDRGAEAALDYCEKFDGVRPASVRVPAAELDRALAELDPAVRAALEEAIARTRVVHAAQRRTDVTTEVVPGGTVTERWVPVERVGLYVPGGNAVYPSSVVMNVVPAQAAGVESLVIASPPQKNFGGLPHPTILAAAALLGVDEVWAVGGAQGVALLSYGGTDTDGAELAPVDMITGPGNIYVTAAKRLCRAVVGIDAEAGPTEIAILADHTADAVHVAADLISQAEHDVMAASVLVTTSTDLADAVDTALAAQLELTKHRERVTNALSGSQSGIVLVDDIDQGLKVVNAYAAEHLEIQTENASEVAARVRSAGAIFVGPWAPVSLGDYCAGSNHVLPTAGCARHSSGLSVQTFLRGIHVVEYTEAALKDVSGHVITLADAEDLPAHGEAVRLRFEALK from the coding sequence ATGCTTGCCCGCACCGACCTGCGCGGTCGTACTCCCACCACTGCGGAGCTCAGGGGCGCGCTGCCCCGCGGCGGAGTGGACGTGGACGCGGTGCTCCATCAGGTCCGTCCCGTCGTCGACGACATCCGCGACCGCGGCGCCGAGGCCGCACTCGACTACTGCGAGAAGTTCGACGGGGTCCGCCCCGCCTCCGTGCGTGTTCCCGCCGCGGAACTCGATCGCGCGCTCGCCGAACTCGACCCCGCGGTCCGTGCCGCCCTCGAGGAGGCCATCGCGCGCACGCGCGTCGTGCACGCAGCCCAGCGTCGCACCGACGTCACCACCGAGGTCGTCCCCGGCGGCACCGTCACCGAACGCTGGGTGCCGGTCGAGCGCGTCGGCCTCTACGTGCCCGGTGGCAACGCGGTCTATCCGTCGTCGGTCGTGATGAACGTCGTCCCGGCGCAGGCCGCCGGCGTCGAATCGCTCGTCATCGCCTCGCCGCCGCAGAAGAACTTCGGCGGACTGCCGCACCCGACCATCCTCGCCGCCGCGGCCCTGCTCGGCGTCGACGAGGTGTGGGCCGTCGGCGGCGCACAGGGTGTCGCACTGCTGTCCTACGGCGGCACCGACACCGACGGCGCCGAACTCGCCCCGGTCGACATGATCACCGGCCCCGGCAACATCTACGTCACCGCCGCCAAGCGGCTGTGCCGCGCGGTCGTCGGTATCGACGCCGAGGCCGGCCCCACCGAGATCGCGATCCTCGCCGACCACACCGCCGACGCGGTGCATGTCGCCGCCGACCTGATCAGTCAGGCCGAGCACGACGTCATGGCTGCCTCGGTGCTCGTCACCACCAGCACCGACCTCGCCGACGCCGTCGACACCGCCCTCGCCGCGCAGCTCGAGCTCACCAAGCACCGCGAGCGCGTCACCAACGCGCTGTCCGGCAGCCAGTCCGGGATCGTCCTCGTCGACGACATCGACCAGGGTCTGAAGGTCGTCAACGCCTACGCCGCCGAGCACCTCGAGATCCAGACCGAGAACGCCTCCGAGGTCGCCGCGCGCGTCCGCTCGGCCGGTGCGATCTTCGTCGGGCCGTGGGCGCCGGTCTCCCTCGGTGACTACTGCGCCGGATCGAACCACGTGCTGCCCACCGCCGGCTGCGCCCGGCACTCGTCGGGTCTGAGCGTGCAGACCTTCCTGCGCGGCATCCACGTCGTCGAATACACCGAGGCGGCCCTGAAGGACGTCTCCGGTCACGTCATCACCCTCGCCGACGCCGAGGACCTGCCCGCCCACGGCGAAGCCGTCCGTCTGCGATTCGAGGCGCTGAAGTGA
- a CDS encoding WS/DGAT/MGAT family O-acyltransferase, with protein MSPTDSMFLLGESRDHPMHVGGLLLFQPPEGKDASDLKSMFAEALAREEPAGPLWRKRPTRSLFTLGQWAWEDDPRFSIDYHVRFNALPSPGTMDDLWELVSRLHASLLDRTRPLWEMHLIEGLSDGRYALYVKIHHAVADGVGAMRLLRRALSTDPDRTDMPAPWAVADAQSSSRSAMGTAIGFPGAVVRAATGAVNDAVNVVSEAVALVPALVGTVDRALHNRGGSLSLGAPNTILNRQISGSRRFAARSWPIERLRMVAKAADATLNDVVLELSGGALRAYLSEHDALPEDSLVAMVPVSLRRSGSSSGNEIGILMCTLGTQCADPVERLARVRGSMIEGKHAMNSMSKLGRLATSAVGVAPLAVGVLTGNRALPRPPFNVIVSNVPGPDAPLYWNGARVDALYPLSVPVDGQALNITCTSTDDEIAFGLTACGRTVPDLVRLLDHFDEELEALESALGVRVEVDDEVSGESDAEHG; from the coding sequence ATGTCACCGACCGACTCGATGTTCCTGCTCGGCGAGTCGCGCGACCACCCGATGCATGTCGGCGGTCTGCTGCTGTTCCAGCCGCCGGAGGGCAAGGACGCGAGCGACCTGAAGTCGATGTTCGCCGAGGCGCTCGCCCGGGAGGAACCCGCCGGGCCGCTGTGGCGCAAGCGGCCCACCCGCTCGCTGTTCACCCTCGGGCAGTGGGCATGGGAGGACGATCCGCGCTTCTCGATCGACTACCACGTCCGGTTCAACGCGTTGCCGTCCCCGGGCACGATGGACGATCTGTGGGAACTCGTCTCCCGCCTGCACGCGTCGCTGCTCGACCGCACCCGCCCGTTGTGGGAGATGCACCTGATCGAAGGGCTGTCCGACGGTCGCTACGCCCTCTACGTGAAGATCCACCACGCGGTCGCCGACGGGGTGGGGGCGATGCGCCTGCTGCGCCGTGCGCTCAGCACCGACCCGGACCGCACCGACATGCCGGCCCCGTGGGCGGTCGCCGACGCGCAGTCGTCGAGCCGCTCGGCGATGGGTACCGCGATCGGGTTCCCCGGCGCCGTCGTCCGCGCGGCGACCGGTGCGGTGAACGATGCAGTGAACGTCGTGTCCGAGGCGGTCGCTCTGGTTCCGGCGCTCGTCGGCACCGTCGACCGTGCTTTGCACAATCGCGGTGGTTCGTTGTCGCTGGGCGCTCCGAACACGATCCTCAACCGGCAGATCTCCGGATCGCGCAGATTCGCGGCCCGGTCCTGGCCGATCGAGCGACTGCGGATGGTGGCCAAGGCGGCCGACGCGACGCTCAACGACGTCGTCCTCGAACTGTCCGGTGGGGCGCTGCGGGCGTATCTCTCCGAACACGATGCGCTGCCGGAGGATTCGCTGGTGGCGATGGTCCCGGTCTCGTTGCGTCGGAGCGGGAGCTCGTCGGGCAACGAGATCGGCATCCTCATGTGCACACTCGGGACGCAGTGCGCCGACCCGGTGGAACGTCTTGCGCGCGTGCGCGGTTCGATGATCGAGGGCAAGCACGCAATGAACTCGATGTCGAAGCTCGGTCGTCTCGCGACGAGCGCGGTGGGTGTGGCGCCCCTGGCGGTGGGAGTACTCACCGGCAACCGGGCGCTGCCGCGGCCGCCGTTCAACGTGATCGTCTCGAACGTGCCGGGCCCTGATGCGCCGTTGTACTGGAACGGTGCGCGCGTCGACGCGTTGTATCCGCTGTCGGTGCCCGTCGACGGGCAGGCGCTGAACATCACGTGCACGAGCACCGACGACGAGATCGCCTTCGGTCTCACGGCCTGCGGTCGCACGGTCCCGGATCTCGTCCGGCTGCTCGATCACTTCGACGAGGAACTCGAGGCGCTGGAATCCGCCCTCGGCGTCCGGGTCGAGGTCGACGACGAGGTGAGCGGCGAGAGCGACGCCGAACACGGCTGA
- a CDS encoding PHA/PHB synthase family protein, giving the protein MRASVGDVTIGSGPFTQFWSCSVLNHLQKKLTSSLDPIGWGPAVASVAGRAVKNPRAVAGATTEYAGRLANIPAAATRVWNAADPQPPVPLDPKDRRFSDAAWKENPAYFSLLQSYLATREYVEDLADAGSGDPVQDGKARQFANLMFDALAPSNFLINPGVLVRALDTGGASLFRGAKYAIEDVVHRKGLPLKVDREAFTLGENMAATPGKVVFRNDLIEVIQYAPQTGEVHEIPILAAPPWINKYYILDLAPQRSLIEWAVQHNRTVFAISYRNPDESMHEITMDDYYRQGVSAALDVVEEVTGSSRIEVLSICLGGAMAAMAAARMGKLGDKRISAFTMLNTLLDYSEVGELALLTDPATLDRVEFRMSKQGFLSGNEMAGSFDMIRARDLIFNYWVSRWMKGEKPAAFDILAWNEDSTRMPAKMHSHYLRSLYGRNELARGVYELDGEVLDLSDITCDTYVVGAINDHIVPWTSSYKATGLLGGSVRYVLTSGGHVAGAVNPPNPKAWFEAVGAPDSEKLPKLPEDPKAWSEKATRTAGSWWEDWTAWSTKRAGELVAPPAMGSAQHPPLCDAPGTYVFG; this is encoded by the coding sequence GTGCGCGCCTCCGTCGGCGACGTCACCATCGGCTCCGGACCATTCACCCAGTTCTGGAGTTGCTCGGTGCTCAACCATCTGCAGAAGAAGCTCACCTCCTCCCTCGACCCGATCGGGTGGGGACCGGCCGTCGCATCCGTCGCCGGCCGTGCAGTGAAGAATCCGCGGGCCGTGGCCGGCGCGACCACGGAGTACGCCGGCCGTCTGGCGAACATCCCGGCGGCGGCGACACGCGTGTGGAACGCCGCCGATCCGCAGCCCCCGGTGCCGCTGGATCCGAAGGACCGCCGGTTCTCCGATGCCGCCTGGAAGGAGAACCCGGCCTACTTCTCGCTGCTGCAGAGCTATCTCGCCACCCGCGAGTACGTCGAGGATCTCGCCGACGCCGGCTCGGGCGATCCCGTGCAGGACGGCAAGGCCCGCCAGTTCGCGAACCTGATGTTCGACGCGCTCGCCCCGTCGAACTTCCTCATCAACCCGGGTGTGCTCGTGCGCGCACTCGATACCGGTGGCGCTAGCCTGTTCCGCGGCGCGAAGTACGCCATCGAGGACGTCGTGCACCGGAAGGGCCTGCCGCTCAAGGTCGATCGCGAGGCGTTCACCCTCGGCGAGAACATGGCCGCGACCCCCGGCAAGGTCGTCTTCCGCAACGACCTCATCGAGGTCATCCAGTACGCCCCGCAGACCGGTGAGGTGCACGAGATCCCGATCCTGGCGGCGCCGCCGTGGATCAACAAGTACTACATCCTCGATCTCGCGCCGCAGCGCAGCCTCATCGAGTGGGCCGTGCAGCACAACCGCACCGTGTTCGCGATCTCGTACCGCAACCCGGACGAGTCGATGCACGAGATCACGATGGACGACTACTACCGCCAGGGAGTCTCCGCGGCGCTCGACGTCGTCGAGGAGGTCACCGGCTCGTCGCGCATCGAGGTGCTGTCGATCTGCCTGGGCGGCGCGATGGCGGCCATGGCCGCGGCTCGCATGGGCAAGCTGGGCGACAAGCGCATCAGCGCGTTCACGATGCTCAACACGCTCCTGGACTACAGCGAGGTCGGCGAGCTCGCGCTGCTGACCGACCCGGCGACGCTCGACCGTGTCGAGTTCCGGATGAGCAAGCAGGGCTTCCTCTCGGGCAACGAGATGGCCGGCAGCTTCGACATGATCCGTGCGCGCGATCTGATCTTCAACTACTGGGTGTCGCGGTGGATGAAGGGCGAGAAGCCCGCCGCCTTCGACATCCTGGCGTGGAACGAGGACAGCACCCGCATGCCGGCGAAGATGCACTCGCACTACCTGCGGTCGCTGTACGGCCGCAACGAGCTCGCGCGCGGCGTGTACGAACTCGACGGCGAGGTCCTCGACCTGTCGGACATCACGTGCGACACCTACGTGGTGGGCGCCATCAACGACCACATCGTGCCGTGGACCTCGTCGTACAAGGCGACGGGCCTGCTCGGCGGGTCGGTCCGGTACGTCCTGACCAGCGGTGGCCACGTGGCCGGCGCGGTCAATCCCCCCAACCCGAAGGCCTGGTTCGAGGCCGTCGGTGCGCCCGACTCCGAGAAGCTCCCGAAGCTGCCCGAGGACCCGAAGGCGTGGTCGGAGAAGGCCACTCGCACCGCAGGGTCGTGGTGGGAGGACTGGACCGCATGGTCGACGAAGCGGGCCGGTGAGCTCGTCGCTCCCCCGGCGATGGGCAGCGCGCAGCATCCGCCGCTGTGCGATGCCCCGGGAACGTATGTCTTCGGGTGA
- a CDS encoding alpha/beta fold hydrolase has translation MLTPTPARIAAAPFRLGTAAIAGWSGYLAGLVRRGATPCTLVSDANRYSRALTSATPPRWTTDWPVVCRWSLGALRDCSTPDPARDEIPTLLLPPQAGTHSCIVDHSADRSQVEALRAGGLTRLHCLDWAPATPATDDCSIDEHLAVVAEAVDHLGGRVNLIGDSQGGWLGTIYAALHPERVHSLTVAGAPIDFHVDQPALSVLAHAPRGAAATTIDFWYGAARAVGVPTTDPIGEIERAMTLLGLLHDPDEVARWEAERHWFTWKQEIPSAFREWIMRHLFVGNELVAGTLKAEGRVVDLSAVECPVHLIAGSADPIATPRQVTALAEHVSTPPERITTTIADAGHIGLFIGRRALTEVWTPHARRVAASA, from the coding sequence ATGCTGACACCGACACCAGCCCGGATCGCCGCGGCCCCGTTTCGTCTCGGGACCGCGGCGATCGCGGGCTGGAGCGGCTATCTCGCCGGCCTCGTACGACGCGGCGCCACGCCGTGCACACTGGTCTCCGACGCGAACCGGTACAGCCGCGCCCTGACCTCGGCCACGCCGCCGCGCTGGACCACGGACTGGCCGGTCGTGTGCCGGTGGTCGCTCGGAGCTCTGCGTGATTGCAGCACCCCCGATCCCGCACGCGACGAGATACCCACGCTGTTGCTGCCGCCGCAGGCCGGCACCCACTCGTGCATCGTCGACCATTCCGCCGACCGCAGCCAGGTCGAAGCCCTCAGGGCCGGTGGCCTTACCCGCCTGCACTGCCTCGACTGGGCACCCGCGACTCCCGCGACGGACGACTGCTCGATCGATGAGCACCTGGCGGTCGTCGCCGAGGCCGTCGACCATCTCGGTGGCCGGGTGAACCTGATCGGCGACAGCCAGGGCGGGTGGCTCGGCACGATCTACGCGGCACTGCATCCCGAGCGCGTGCACTCGCTGACCGTGGCGGGAGCACCCATCGACTTCCACGTCGACCAGCCGGCGCTGTCGGTGCTCGCCCACGCGCCCCGCGGGGCCGCGGCCACAACGATCGACTTCTGGTACGGGGCGGCGCGGGCCGTCGGAGTGCCGACCACCGATCCGATCGGTGAGATCGAACGAGCGATGACACTGCTCGGCCTGCTCCACGATCCCGACGAAGTGGCGCGCTGGGAGGCCGAACGGCACTGGTTCACCTGGAAACAGGAGATCCCTTCGGCCTTCCGCGAATGGATCATGCGGCACCTGTTCGTGGGCAACGAACTCGTCGCCGGCACGCTGAAGGCCGAAGGACGCGTCGTCGACCTCTCGGCCGTCGAGTGCCCGGTCCACCTCATCGCCGGGTCCGCCGATCCGATCGCAACTCCCCGGCAGGTCACCGCGCTGGCCGAGCACGTGTCGACCCCTCCGGAGAGGATCACCACCACGATCGCCGATGCCGGCCACATCGGGCTGTTCATCGGCCGCCGTGCGCTCACGGAGGTGTGGACGCCGCACGCCCGTCGCGTCGCGGCGTCGGCGTGA
- the nadC gene encoding carboxylating nicotinate-nucleotide diphosphorylase, which produces MTTALPDGLDLAETRELVRKALDEDLRYGPDVTTDATVPADAVATASVVARQAGTLAGLDVGLLVLDEVIGADHYRVLDRRSDGTRVLPGDSVLTVEAPTRGLLTAERTMLNLLCHLSGIATATSHWVDAVTGTEAKIRDSRKTLPGMRALQKYAVRMGGGVNHRMGLGDEALIKDNHVAAAGSVVAALRAVREHAPDIACEVEVDTLEQFDEVLAENVELILLDNFPLWQTQIAVQRRNTHAPQTRLESSGGLSLDVAADYARTGVDFLAVGALTHSVTVLDFGLDM; this is translated from the coding sequence ATGACCACCGCGCTGCCCGACGGACTCGACCTCGCCGAGACCCGCGAGCTGGTCCGGAAGGCGCTCGACGAGGACCTGCGCTACGGACCGGACGTCACCACCGACGCCACCGTGCCCGCCGACGCCGTCGCCACTGCCTCGGTGGTCGCGCGGCAGGCCGGCACCCTCGCCGGTCTCGATGTCGGTCTGCTCGTCCTCGACGAGGTCATCGGTGCCGATCATTACCGCGTGCTCGATCGCAGGTCCGACGGCACGCGCGTGCTGCCCGGGGATTCGGTCCTGACCGTCGAGGCGCCGACCCGCGGCCTGCTCACCGCCGAGCGCACGATGCTCAACCTGCTGTGCCATCTGTCGGGCATCGCCACGGCGACCTCGCACTGGGTCGACGCCGTGACCGGCACCGAGGCGAAGATCCGCGACAGCCGCAAGACCCTGCCGGGGATGCGCGCACTGCAGAAGTACGCGGTGCGGATGGGCGGCGGCGTCAACCACCGCATGGGACTCGGCGACGAGGCGCTGATCAAGGACAACCACGTCGCCGCGGCCGGTTCGGTGGTCGCGGCGCTGCGCGCCGTCCGGGAGCACGCTCCCGATATCGCGTGCGAGGTGGAGGTCGACACCCTCGAGCAGTTCGACGAGGTGCTCGCCGAGAACGTGGAATTGATCCTGCTCGACAACTTCCCGCTGTGGCAGACTCAGATCGCGGTGCAGCGGCGCAACACCCATGCGCCGCAGACACGACTCGAATCCTCCGGCGGCCTGTCCCTCGACGTCGCCGCCGACTACGCGCGCACGGGCGTCGACTTCCTCGCGGTGGGTGCGCTCACCCACTCTGTGACCGTCCTGGACTTCGGCCTCGACATGTGA
- a CDS encoding DUF2470 domain-containing protein, whose amino-acid sequence MTDFDSQVVAAVTAHMNDDHAADSLLIVRAFAEPGAVEARMTGVDREAGEWVVVIDGRDHTVRIPWLEPVTDRAGLRTAVVDLYKAACTRLGVDTPS is encoded by the coding sequence GTGACCGACTTCGACAGCCAGGTGGTGGCGGCTGTGACCGCCCACATGAACGACGACCACGCGGCCGACAGCCTGCTCATCGTGCGTGCCTTCGCCGAGCCCGGTGCCGTCGAGGCTCGGATGACCGGCGTCGACCGCGAGGCGGGGGAGTGGGTCGTCGTCATCGACGGTCGCGATCACACCGTGCGTATCCCGTGGCTCGAGCCGGTGACCGACCGGGCGGGACTCCGCACGGCCGTCGTCGACCTCTACAAGGCGGCGTGTACGCGCCTCGGGGTCGACACCCCGTCCTGA